Genomic DNA from Deltaproteobacteria bacterium:
CGACATTGAAATAGTACCCCTTGGGTTCCTGGACCTTGGCCAAGGCGTTCCGCAACTGTTCAGCGTTCAACTCTTCAATGCCTCCTCAATCTCGTCCTTTTTAAAGCCCACAATGACCTGATCGTCGATGAGCAGGGTCGGAAAAGACAGCCTGGGATTGACCTTTCTGATTTCGGCAATGACCCGCTCTCGCTCCTCGCCCTGGAGCTTGTCGACCTCGAAACAGATGTACTCGATCTTGTTGTCGTCCAAGAATTCCTTTGTGTTCCGGCAATGGATACACGTGGACAAGGCGTAGAGGCATATTTTCTTGCTCATGGATTCTCCTGGTTGTTGAGGTCGGCGTGTTCTTGAACGGCCCACAGCCCGAGGCAGAGCAGCAGCCACAGCCTGGAACCGTGTTCCTTTTTCCGAGTCTGATGTTCAAGGGTCATTCTGTCAACAGCACCCAAA
This window encodes:
- a CDS encoding glutaredoxin family protein gives rise to the protein MSKKICLYALSTCIHCRNTKEFLDDNKIEYICFEVDKLQGEERERVIAEIRKVNPRLSFPTLLIDDQVIVGFKKDEIEEALKS